The following DNA comes from Frankia casuarinae.
CGGTCAGGGTCTGATACGGGCATCGAGAGGGTTCCTTTCACGGCGGTGCGTTTTCGCGGCCGTAAAAGGAGACCGTCTGCTGGGCATGCCTCGGACACCAGCCCGGCGACTTTTTTCAAGATTTTTCCCGCTGGGCATTGCCTAGTCCGACCGGACTATTGATCGCTGGCAGCTCGCTGGGCATTGCCCGAACAGGCCACCCGAAACTTTTTTCAAGATTTTTCCCGCTGGCATCATTGCCGACCCGTCGCGGTCCCCGCTGGGATGCCCAGCGATCTTCGCTGGATGTCACAGCGTCGCAGCTCACAGCCCTGCTGTGCAGGCTCGTGCCGCCGCTGGCGTCGGCTCGACTCCGAGGCTGGCGAGAGTGCCGAATAAAGATCGCTGGGATTCTGCTGGGCGCCAGCGATCTTTTCTGTGCATTCACTGGGAGATCGTTCTGGCTTTTTGCTGGGCACGGCGTGGCGTCCTTAGAGCTGTCCGAGTTTCCGTGACAGCAAAGGACGACGGTAATGCCCGACGGAATGTCTTCCTTTCCCGCCCGGCCGGCTGGCCGCGGCGTATCCGCGTTGCCTCTGGCGACCTTGCGGGACTGCTTCGGCCTGCTGGTGGCCGGGCCGGCGCCGTTGGCGCTGGACGGGTCGGTGGTGCCAGGTCTGCCAACCCGGCTGGTGGCGTTGGACGAGCTGCGGAACCTGCTGCTGGCCGGCTCCTGCCCGCAGGCCGTCCGCGACGCCGCGTGGGCGGTGGTGATCCGCCGCTCCCGCCGCTACGGCGGTGCGTGGACGGTCGGCGCCGCCGGGATGGCGCTGCCCGCACTGCACGCGATCTGCGCCCGGCTCGGCGGCTACAGCGACCTCGACCCGGCGGACGTGCAGGCGGAGGTGCTCACCGGGTTCCTCGAAGCGGTGGCCACGGTCCGCCTGGACCTGCCACGAATCGCGGTGCGGCTGCGCTGGGCCGCCTACCGGGCCGGGCTGGCGCTGACGGTCCAGCAGCGGGAAGCCCCTCGTCCCGACCCGGACCTGTTCCAGACCGTCGCCGCGGCCGAAGCCGCGCGGTCCGATCCGAGCCAGGCCGGTCCCGAGCAGGTCTTGGCAAACGCGGTCGCCGCCGGCGTCCTGACCACCACCGAAGCCGATCTGATCGCCGCGACCCGCCTGGATGACCTCCCGCTCAGCGCCTGGGCCGCCCGCCACGCGACGGCACCCCGCCACGCCTCCCGGCTGCGCGAGCGGGCCGAACGACGCCTCGTCGGCCACCTCACCGACCCGGCCGGTACCAGCCAGGCCCCGCAGGCGGCCAGCGAGCCCCCGCCCCGGCCACATCCACCGGCCGGTGTCCTCAGCTTCCTCCCGCCGGCCGGCACGCCGGCACTCGCGGTTGCGGGGGTGCCGGCATGAGCCCGACCCCACCACCCCAGCTCCGCGCCCCACGTCCGAGCCGGCGGGTCGGATGGTGCCGCACAGTCCTGCTCGTCGCCGTCGTGGGCGTGTTCGTCCTGGCCGGAGGCGCGGCGGCGTTCGCCGCGACGGTCCCTCCGGGAGCGCCCACGGCACCGGACCTGAACACGGTCCTGAACAACATCCGCAACTGGATCATGGGGATTCTGGCGCTGCTGGCGACGGTGTTCCTCTCGATCGGCGGCGTGCGCTACCTGATCTCCAACGGCGAGCCGAGCGAGGTCGGCAAGGCCAAGGACTCCTTCCGTAACGCCGGCTGGGGTTATGGGCTGGCCGCGCTCGCGCCGGTCGTCGTCGAGATCCTCAAGCAGATCGTCGGGGGCTAGGCCGTGACCGCCGCCTCGCACCGCCGCACCCTCCCACCCGGCACGCCGGGCTCGTCGTCCGTCCCGACGCGCCGCCGGCTGGGCTTCCCTCGGCGCCGCCACCGCCGGCGGGGCCGAGGGCTGCTGCTGGCCGGGACGGCGGCGTTCGCGCTCCTGCTGGCGGTCGTGGTTCCCGCGGTGGCCTCCGCCGCCACCGCACCACCCGTCCCTTCGACTGCGCCGTCCGCTGGCGCGCCCGGCTCCACCGGCCCCACCCCGGACCCGCAGCCTGGGCCGTCCCCGGTTCCTCCGGGCCAGGAGCCGCCGGCCACGCCAGCTCCCTCGGGCGGAGGTGCCACGCCCGCGCCCGACACTCCGAGCACCCCACCCGACGGCAGCGGCGGCAATGGCAGCGGCGGCACCGGCGAGCCGTGCCCGGCCGACAACCCGGACTGCACGACCACGCCGGAGGTCCCGGCGCCACCGGTGCCGCACACGACGCCCCCGGCGCCGGACACCGGCGGCGACGGCGGCGGGATCGTCGGCTGGATCACCAACGCGATCAACAACGCCATTACCGCGTTTTTCCGCACGCTGGTGACCGCCGCGCTCAACCCGCTGCTGGATCTGCTGGGCCGCACGTTGCTGACCACGCCGGAACCGTCCCAGCTTCCCGCGATCGGTGAAATGTGGTCGACGTCGTGGGCGATCAGTGCCACCGCCTACGGCGCCCTGATCATGTTCGGTGGGATCACCGTCATGTCGTTGGGGACGGTCCAGTCCCGCATCTCGATCAAGGAGATCGCCCCGCGTATCCCGGTGGGTTTCCTCGCGTCCGGGCTGTCGCAGTTCCTGGCCACGAAAGCCATCCAGGGCGCGAACGTGCTGCCCGGCGCGATCCTCGGTCAGGGGCTGAATCCCGACACCGCCGCCGGGCAGCTGAGGAACATCGTCCTCGGGTCGATCGCGCCGACTCCGGGCGGCCTCGGCCGCAGCGTCTTCGTCATCTTTCTCGGCCTGTTTCTCGCCGGCTCCATTGTCGCGCTGCTGTGCACCTACATCGCCCGGATCACCATCGAGGTGGCGCTCATCGGCGCGGCGCCGATAGCGCTGGCCGGGCACGGCCACCCGCTGACCGAGAAGATGGCGTTCTGGTGGTGGCGGGCGTTCTTCGGCTGCCTGGGTATCCAGATCGTCCAGTCGTTCGTTCTCATCGCCTCGTTCAAGGTGTTCTTTACCCCGGGCGGGTTCACCGTGTTCGGCCCGACCCCGGACGGCGTTGTGAACCTGCTGGCCTCGATCACCCTGATCTATTTTCTGTTCCGGATTCCGTTCTGGATGATGCCAAGGATCGGGCACGGCGGCGGGCACGGCATTATCGGCCGGGTCGTGCGCGCCTACATCATCGGCCGGGCGCTGGGCCTGCTCGGGGCCCGGTTCGGACGGGGCGCGGGCCGACGGGCTGGGCGAGGCCGCGGCGGGCGCGGCCGGGGCGGGCGCGGCAGGCCGGGCAGGGGCCGGCCTGGCGGCGGGCCGGGCGGTGGGCCGGCCGACCCGTACGACC
Coding sequences within:
- a CDS encoding pilin; this translates as MSPTPPPQLRAPRPSRRVGWCRTVLLVAVVGVFVLAGGAAAFAATVPPGAPTAPDLNTVLNNIRNWIMGILALLATVFLSIGGVRYLISNGEPSEVGKAKDSFRNAGWGYGLAALAPVVVEILKQIVGG